TAGCATCCTCTTTATTTATCCCGCTTTCGCTTAGCACTAAGAGGTTTTTTGAATACGAAATAAGCGAATTTTACGCGCTATTTTTATTTATGATAGCCGGATTTGAGTTTATGGTTAGTAGTAATAATCTTATCTTGATATTTATAGGACTTGAAACCTCTTCTTTGGCGCTTTATACTCTAATCGCTCTTCATAATAAGATAAAATCAATAGAAGCTGCTATAAAGTACTTTACGATGGGGGCTCTTAGTTCTGGATTTTTTGTATTTGGCGCTGCTATGTTTTATATGGCGACAGGAAGTGTAGAGATAAATTTAATAGCTGATGCGATAAAGCAATTCGGACTACAAAGCAGTATGATAGCCACTCTTGGATGTGTGTTTATGTTTGGCGCTATAGGGTTTAAGCTCTCATTGATACCTTTTCATACCTGGGTACCTGATGTTTATGAGGGTGCCAATGCTCCTTTAGCTGGATATATGTCTGTAGTGCCTAAGGTAGCCGGATTTATAGTAGCTTTAAGGCTATTTGAGGCACTTGCGCATTCTAATATATACTGGGTGCATTATATGCTCTATATTTCTGCTATTTTGACAATGACTCTTGCCAATATTATGGCTTTAGTTCAAAGAGATGTAAAAAGAATGCTCGCATTTAGCTCTATAGCGCATGCCGGATTTGTGCTTTGCGCTATAGTTATAGGAACCTCTCAAGCAAATGTATCATTGTTTTTATACTGGATTATGTTTTTGTTTGCAAATTTGGGTGCATTTTCTATGCTCTGGGTTGCAAGATGTGATGATACAGTCTGCTGGGACAAAAGATTTAAACACCCTTATGAGAAATTTGCAGGGCTTATTAAGACCCTTCCAAGTTATGCGGTGATAATGGCGATTTTTATGGTTGCCTTAGCCGGAATTCCGCCTTTTAGCGTATTTTGGGGTAAGATGTATCTGATATCTTCGGCTATTGCAGGTGATCATGTGGTTTTAGCAGTCGTAATGGCTTTAAATAGTGCGATAGCAATATACTATTATCTAAAGCTCGTTGTTGTGATGTTTTTAAAAGAGCCAATAGTAAGTGATAAAAACCTCTATATTGCAAATACCTCTGGCGCACTTAAAGCCATTGTAGGGTTTGCCGCGATAACTACCATAGGGGCGATATTTATGGTGGATTCATTGCTTGAGTTTATCGCAAGTTTCGTTATCGCAAGTGGTTTTTAAATTTAAAAATTTTATAATGTCAATATGAAAAAAACATTTTTACTCTTATTTTCTCCGATACTTGCTTTCGCCTTTGCTTTGGTATTAAATTCCGGCAAAGAGGGTGGAGTGGCATATAGCATTCTTCACTTAAAAAACGATAGTGAGTTTGGTTGTAGAGAGGAAATTTTAGCTTATGATAATAAAATTTACGTCTGCGAAATAAAAGATAGAGCGATACCAAAGATAGATGACAAAATTCTCTCTTTGGTCGAGATTAACTTTACTCAGGATTTAAACTCAACAAAGATAACCATAGTGCCAAGAGCCAACTCAAGGCTAATCGCATATCAAGAACCACTATTTAAGACAGATAGTGTAATAATGGTGGATCAAAATTTATCCAAACACTACTCTATCATCATAGACCCACTTTTTAGTGAATTTGATAAGCCAAAAATGGATGGGATAAATTTCGCTCCGACATTTAAAGATATGAAATATCCGAGTGTAGGAGCTCTTGATCTAAATAAAGCACCTATCGAAAATCCAGATGGTCACGATATAAATTCATATCTTAGCATTAAAAAAGAGTATGAAAGCAAACATTATGATTATGTTATAAGCAGCAGCGAATCCGCGCTTAGAAAGCATCAAAACAGCATTTTTACAAGCGAATTTATGCTATATAGATTAAGGGCGCTTGATAAAATTTTTGATACAAAAGATAGCCATGAAAATTTATCGCCCGCAAATATGGTAGATGAGGGTAGGGCTTGGATGAAGCTATTCGCCTCAGATGAAAACTATCCTGAAGTGCTTTATTTGGTCATGAAGTCATATCTCAAGCAGGATATGACAAGTGATGCAAACTATATACTTGATATATTGATGAATGAGCATAAGGACTCTAGCTGGACTAAAAGTGCGATCTTGGAGTTTGCCGACAGGATATATAACACAGGAAAGCGACAAGATGCGATTAGGATGTACGAAGATGTGCTCTATTCGTCTAATAATATTGATGTGGCAAGTAGAGCGTCTTTGAGCTTAGTAAATAGTAGCATAGACGATTCTCAATTTGAGATTGCCAAAGGATATATGCTAAAAATTTTAAACGCCAATCCAAATTACTTGCTAAACTATATCTCAAAATCGATGGATTTGGCTGGAATTTTTCGCGATAAAAATATCAATGACGTAGCCTCTAAGATATATGAAATTTTGGTCTTAAATTTAAAAAAGAGTGATGATAGATATGAGATAGCTCTTAAAAATTTAGCTCTTAGCCTTGTCGGCACAAAAGATGTAGAGAAGGCTTATAAATATCTGCAAAAATATCAAAATGAGTTTAGAGAGGGCGGATATATAGCTCAAGTCAAGCAGGGTATGGATAGGCTATTTTTTGAGTTAAATGAAACAAACTCTACAAAGCTTCATCAGCACTATGATCTGCTTATGGATAAATACGGCAAAAATGAC
The Campylobacter sp. RM16189 genome window above contains:
- the nuoN gene encoding NADH-quinone oxidoreductase subunit NuoN gives rise to the protein MSELIFVSLEELNISSVASMLSLIFFALFILCIGTFKKDLSKTFYAIFSLIAIMLNLGIVIDHYILSKGFFDLLLVDGISVLSQIIILIASSLFIPLSLSTKRFFEYEISEFYALFLFMIAGFEFMVSSNNLILIFIGLETSSLALYTLIALHNKIKSIEAAIKYFTMGALSSGFFVFGAAMFYMATGSVEINLIADAIKQFGLQSSMIATLGCVFMFGAIGFKLSLIPFHTWVPDVYEGANAPLAGYMSVVPKVAGFIVALRLFEALAHSNIYWVHYMLYISAILTMTLANIMALVQRDVKRMLAFSSIAHAGFVLCAIVIGTSQANVSLFLYWIMFLFANLGAFSMLWVARCDDTVCWDKRFKHPYEKFAGLIKTLPSYAVIMAIFMVALAGIPPFSVFWGKMYLISSAIAGDHVVLAVVMALNSAIAIYYYLKLVVVMFLKEPIVSDKNLYIANTSGALKAIVGFAAITTIGAIFMVDSLLEFIASFVIASGF